A window of Pseudomonadales bacterium contains these coding sequences:
- a CDS encoding TM2 domain-containing protein has protein sequence MQSRSTHSKTIGYLLWIFGFIGAHRFYFGKPVTGTLWFFTLGLLGIGWLIDLLLIPAMAREAEEHYQSGAVDYSTAWILLTFLGLFGVHRFYLGKWPTGLLYLCTFALGGVGYLYDYWTLNSQIDALNRHA, from the coding sequence GTGCAGTCCAGATCGACCCATTCAAAAACCATCGGCTATCTGCTGTGGATTTTCGGCTTCATCGGCGCCCACCGCTTCTATTTCGGCAAACCGGTCACTGGCACACTCTGGTTCTTCACACTGGGACTGCTCGGCATCGGCTGGCTCATCGATCTGTTGCTGATTCCAGCCATGGCGCGTGAAGCCGAGGAGCACTATCAGAGCGGCGCCGTCGACTACAGCACGGCCTGGATTCTGCTGACCTTTCTCGGTCTGTTCGGCGTGCACCGTTTCTATCTGGGAAAATGGCCGACCGGCCTGCTCTATCTCTGCACCTTCGCGCTGGGTGGCGTGGGCTATCTTTACGACTACTGGACGCTCAACAGCCAGATCGATGCGCTCAACCGCCATGCGTGA